From Triticum urartu cultivar G1812 chromosome 2, Tu2.1, whole genome shotgun sequence, a single genomic window includes:
- the LOC125535164 gene encoding uncharacterized protein LOC125535164 yields the protein MMNFVRAQIKKAADETETILETTPAGKSDGEGALRAFIKRQGQKLRRLSNLFGCRDPEYVSPERSRSATPSDPASGQSHGDHLEDEDVGVVTQEVADDDMTLGTYQVRSAYMLKPRRESTSTHLKTSPKEAKGRSAPRGWRLWMTIWMTMSMTWRNRSRSGSVFLFLGRSRS from the exons ATGATGAACTTTGTG CGTGCCCAGATCAAGAAAGCAGCTGATGAGACCGAGACTATTCTTGAAACAACCCCGGCTGGCAAAAGCGATGGAGAAGGTGCACTTCGAGCATTCATCAAG CGCCAGGGCCAAAAGTTAAGGCGGCTATCAAACCTTTTTGGTTGTCGTGACCCCGAGTATGTATCACCAGAACGGTCTAGGTCGGCGACACCATCAGATCCCGCTTCGGGCCAGAGCCATGGTGATCATTTGGAGGATGAGGATGTGGGTGTGGTCACCCAAGAG GTTGCTGATGATGATATGACCTTGGGGACGTACCAGGTTAGGTCTGCATACATGCTAAAGCCTAGAAGGGAATCAACAAGTACACACCTGAAGACTTCACCGAAAGAGGCAAAAGGACGGTCGGCACCTCGCGGATGGCGGCTTTGGATGACTATTTGGATGACGATGTCGATGACGTGGAGGAACCGGAGCCGGAGCGGGAGCGTGTTCCTCTTCCTAGGAAGGTCAAGAAGTTAG